GCGTGAACATTTACCATCCATACTCCCAATTCTGCTGCTGCACGAACCGCTTTAGAACAGGTGTTCGGAATATCATGAAACTTCAGATCTAGGAATACTTGGAATCCACGACGGTGTAACTCTTTAACAAAATCAGGACCAAACAAGGTGAACATCTCTTTACCTACTTTTAGGCGACATGTCGCAGGGTCGATTTTATCAACAAAGGCAAAAGCATCTGCTTGATTATCATAATCTAAAGCGACAATTACTTTTGGATCGTTCATTTGTACTCCTAACTAGTTACGCTAAAAAAATGCAGCCATTAGGCTGCATAAAAAATTTCAATATCACTATTCCCCATCCAGTCCACGGATAGGCTTAATACAACCCCAGCTCTTACAAGATGGGCAATGCCAATAGAGTGAGTGCGTCGCAAAACCGCACTGGCGGCACCGATACTGAGGTTTCGCTTTTAACTGTTCCCCTACTAATTTTTGCAACGTTAACAAACTCTCTTTTGCTCGTCCTTCTTCTGCCTCAGCAATATGGTAATCAATAAGGCGGTAGAACCCTTTCATCGTTGGGTTTTTAACTAGCTGGCGAGTTAATAAGTCCTGCGCCGAAGCCGTACTTTCATGCTTCGCCACTAAATGCGCAAGCATAAGCTCAGCCGACACACCGGCGTTATGTGCGATGCATTCACGTAAGAAACGCACTAACTCATGTTCTTGGCCTAAATGGTAATAGCAGTCTGCCATGATGGGCAATACTTCACCGATAAAATCGATATCTTGTCTTACCACTTGGCGCAAATACTCCACTGTATGTGCATAGTCTTCGTGCTCAAGATAAAGCTTACCAAGAGAGATACTGGCGCGAACACACTTAGGGTCTATTTGCAGTGCTTTTTTAAATAGTTGAATCGCTTTGTCGTGGTGACCATCACCTTTCTCTTGCATCGCTATCTCACACCAAAAATGTGCGATATTCGTCTTGTTTTTGTCACGCCCCATTTTGACCAGAGCTTGGGCACAATCAATGGCTTTATGCCATTCACGAGTCTGCTGATAAATCGCCGTTAGTTGCTGCAAAGCTGATTCTCGATGTTCTGGTTCATCGATCAATTGTTCAAAAATACGCTCTGCCCGATCTAAAAAACCTGAAACCATATAGTCTTTGGCAAGTTGTTGCAGCGCTAAGTTTTTTTGATCAATAGTTAAACCAGTACGAGAAATAAGGTTCTGGTGAATACGAATTGCACGGTCTACCTCGCCTCGAGAACGAAAAAGATTACCCAATGCAAGGTGAGTATCGATGGTATCGTTATCGACTTGCAAAAGTTCAATGAAGTGATCAACTGCCTTGTCCGATTGGTCAGACAATAGCAGGTTCAATCCCGTCACATATTGACGAGAGATTTGGTGAGATTGTTTCTGTTTATCTTGTTGAGCACTGCGGTGCCCCATATACCAACCATACGCAGCTGCGATTGGTAATAACAAGAACAGTATTTCTAACATTAAAAAACAGCCTTATCCTATCAAATCAGTTCTGATCTGCAGAGACATCGTTCTTGGCAGCCTGCTTTTTTAATTGTTTGTTCAGTTTACGAATTCTAAATTTTGATTTGAAATGTACACCCACAAAGAGCATCCACGCCAATACAAACCCAACAACAAAAACGCTTCCAAGTAATGTCGAAAGATGGAACTGTCCCTGAGCCAACAAATAGTTAAAAGTGACTACTTCTTGGTTTTGAGCTCCCAACGCTAATGCGATAAGAAACAGAGCCAGAATGAGTACAATTTTTATAATTTTCATACGCGTCACCTATTCAGGAATGAGCCTCCATGATTATGCAGGAAAATCGCGTTACAAACCACGCCTAATCGGCATTCATGCTATAAAAAAGCGGCACGCTTATAATAGCATGCCGCTTTCTAGAAATGCGTTTAGTTATCAGAGACTTTCGTTTACACGTTCGCGCAATTCTTTACCAGGTTTAAAGTGTGGAACGTATTTACCTTCCAGCTCAACTTTATCACCAGTTTTAGGATTACGGCCGACACGAGGCTCACGATAATGTAAAGAGAAACTACCGAAACCACGAATTTCGATGCGCTCTCCATCTTCCAACGTAGATGCCATATGTTCAAGAATGTCTTTCACCGCATCTTCGATCTCTTTTGCAGACAAGTGAGTTTGTTCAGCACAGAGTCTTTCGATCAATTCAGACTTAGTCATAGTTTCCCTCTTTGAGTTGTTCACACTCATTATAGTAAGTAATGCCAATTCCAACAAACACTTGAGAGCTATTGGCCAAAAACTTCACGCTTTGATATTGGAACTTTGATCCAGTTTACACAACTTTGCTATTTTCGTGTGTAAAAAATGCGCAAAAGTGATGTAAGAACAGGAATTACTTCTAAATTATAGACAAAAAAAAGGAGCCAGGATGGCTCCTTTTTTATAAAGGTCGATTATTCGCCTTTAGCAGCTTTGAAAGCGTCAGCCATAGCGTTACCGAACGCAGCATCATCTTGCTTGTTCAGAGTAGCCATTGCTTCTTGCTCTTCAGCTTCGTCTTTCGCTTTGATAGACAGGTTGATTACGCGGTTTTTACGGTCAACGCCAGTAAATTTCGCTTCAACTTTGTCACCAACGTTAAGAACTAGAGTTGCATCTTCAACGCGGTCACGTGAAGCTTCAGAAGCGCGGATGTAACCTTCAACGCTGTCTTCTAGTTCGATAGTTGCGCCTTTAGCGTCAACTGCAGTAACAGTACCGTTAACAAGAGTACCTTTCTTGTTGTCAGCAACGTAAGCGTTGAATGGGTCATTTTCCATTTGCTTAACGCCTAGAGAAATGCGTTCACGCTCTGCGTCTACTGCTAGAACTACTGCAGAGATTTCGTCGCCTTTCTTGTATTCACGTACTGCTTCTTCTCCAGGAACATTCCAAGAGATGTCAGATAGGTGAACTAGACCGTCGATGCCGCCTTCAAGACCGATGAAGATACCGAAGTCAGTGATAGACTTGATCTTACCAGTAACTTTGTCGCCCTTAGCTTGCATTTCTGCAAATGATTGCCATGGGTTAGCTTTACACTGTTTTAGACCTAGAGAGATACGACGACGTTCTTCGTCGATATCAAGAACCATAACCTCAACTTCGTCGCCAACATTAACAACTTTAGATGGGTGGATGTTCTTGTTAGTCCAATCCATTTCTGAAACGTGAACTAGACCTTCAACGCCTTCTTCGATTTCAACGAAGCAGCCGTAGTCAGTTAGGTTAGTTACGCGACCAGTCAGTTTGTGACCTTCTGGGTAACGAGCAGCGATTGCTACCCATGGATCTTCGCCAAGCTGTTTCAGACCTAGTGATACGCGAGTACGTTCACGGTCGAATTTAAGAACTTTAACAGTGATTTCGTCACCAACGTTAACGATCTCAGATGGGTGCTTAACGCGTTTCCAAGCCATGTCAGTGATGTGTAGAAGACCGTCAACACCGCCAAGGTCAACGAATGCACCGTAGTCAGTAAGGTTCTTAACGATACCTTTAACTTCAGTACCTTCTTGTAGAGTTTCAAGAAGTTCGTCACGCTCAACACTGTTTTCTGATTCGATAACAGCACGACGAGAAACAACAACGTTGTTACGTTTCTGGTCAAGCTTGATAACTTTGAACTCTAGCTCTTTGTTTTCTAGGTGAGCTGTGTCACGGATAGGACGTACGTCTACTAGAGAACCTGGTAGGAACGCACGGATACCGTTAAGTTCAACAGTGAAACCGCCTTTAACTTTACCGTTGATGATACCAACAACAGTTTCAGCTTCTTCGTATGCTTTTTCAAGAACGATCCAAGCTTCGTGACGTTTCGCTTTCTCACGAGAAAGTTGAGTTTCACCGAAACCATCTTCAACAGCGTCTAGAGCTACGTCTACTTCAGAACCAACTTCAACTTCTAGTTCGCCAGCAGCGTTTTTGAACTGTTCTGCAGGGATTGCAGATTCAGATTTAAGACCTGCGTCAACAAGAACGTAGCCGTTTTCGATCGCTACTACAGTACCTTTAACGATAGTACCTTGTTGGAATTCAGTCTCGTTTAGAAACTCTTCAAAGAGTTGAGCAAAAGATTCAGTCATTTAAATAATCTTCAATTAAATTAAACTTCCACGGGTATCCTACCTCGTGGGGTTATTAAATTCGCCAGTCATCTTCCATGCGACCAACGCTCTATACTTCCCCGATGCAACTATGCTCGTGGAAGCTTAGATTCAATATATATCAGTGCCTGTTCTACCACTTGTTCAATAGACATCGTTGTAGAATCAAGCACTAGCGCATCCTCTGCGGGGCGTAAAGGAGCCACCGGGCGGTTACGATCACGATCGTCACGCTCTTGGATTTCGCTTAAAAGGGCGTCAAATTTAACATCTAAACCCTTAAGTTGCAACTGCTTAAAGCGTCTACGGGCACGTTCTTCAGCACTTGCATCGAGAAATATTTTGACTTCCGCTTCAGGGAAAACAACCGTACCCATATCACGACCATCAGCAACCAAACCTGCACCATCAGCAAATGCTCGTTGACGACGAAGTAGAGCTTCGCGCACCCGTGGGAGAGCGGCCACTTTCGATGCAGCCATTCCAGTTTCTTCTTTACGAAGTTCACCAGACACATCTTCGCCTTCTAAGATAACGCGGACTAAATCGCCTTCTGCAATAAATTGCACATCGAGATGAGTTGCTAGCGGCACCAACGCCTCTTCTGATTCAGTATCCACACCGTGGTGAATTGCGGCCAAAGCCAACACACGATAAATAGCACCAGAATCAAGGAGATGAAAACCAAGTTTTTTTGCCAATAACATACAAAGCGTACCTTTACCCGCTCCGCTTGGTCCATCGACGGTCACTACCGGTGTTTGAGAGGACATGTTTTACTCCACTTTGTGTTAATTACGCAGCCTCTAATGACAGCGTTTTACCGGCCCGAAATTATAATAACAATCGCGTCTATGTGCCAGTTTAGAATCTCCACTGTGATAGATTTTGCTCAGATAAAACATAAAGCCCAATCACAATGGATTGGGCTTTATGTCATAGGTCACAATTAGAGCAGAATACGCTGTTCGTTTTTCTTTAATATTGATTTACCAATGCCTTTTACTTTAGTCAGGTCATTTTTCGTTTTGAATGGACCGTTTGCTTGACGGTATTTTACGATAGCTTTGGCTTTAGCCAGCCCCACTCCTTTAAGTAAAGTGGACATTTCATCCGCAGATGCCTCGTTTATGTTAACGGTTATCTGAATCTGTTCACTTTTAGGGTTGTTGTCTGCCGCAACGGCTTGGAAGGTAGGAATACCCAAAAACAAAATGGTGCTGAGTAGCCAATGTGGGTTTCGTAATAATAAATAGTGCATAAAGTGTTCCTTTGCTCTTGTTTAATCGTCGTAGAAATTTTACAAGCGATGGATTCTCCATCCGACACAAAGGCACCTAAAATACGACGGGCCCCATTTGGGGCCCGTCTTTTGTCACATCAAATACATTGACGCTTGGATTTACTTCACATAATACTCAATGTCAGTATTCGCACGTAAAATCGCGAGAATGCCAGCCATATCTTGCTGTACCGAAATTTGAGTCAGCTGCTGACCAATTTGCTGTTGATATCTGCCATCATTGTTGGTAGCCACTTTTTCTAGCTTAACCACCACAACGTTTTGCTCTGCATCAGAAGAACGACTGTAGGTTGCTTTGTCTGCTTCAGGTTTAGGCATCGCAAATACGGCTTCGGCCAGTGGCGAGTTACGATCAATTGTCTCTACATCACCAAACTTAAGCTTGTTCGCTTTCAGAACGGAATCGTCACCTTTCGCCAGAGCTGCCACTAATTGGTCACCCAGTGACGCTGCAGCGTCTTTCGCCTTCACATCAGTCAACTGTTTAACCACTTGGTCTTTCACTTGAGCTAAAGGAAGAACTTGCTCTGGACGAGATTCTTCAACACGAACAACCACTACATGCTCAGGAGCCACTTCCACCACTTCAGAATTAAGACCGTCTTCTTTTACTTCTGGGGTTTCTAGTGCTTTTTGTACATCAGTATTTTGCAGAAGCTTAGGTGCATCTTGAGCGGAAACAAAGTCAGTTGTGACCACTTTAGCACCAATAGTTTTAGCCGCTTCGTCTAATGAATCTGGCGACTCAAAAGCCACTTTCTCCAGCTTGCTTTGTAAGTCGTAGAACTGATCGATAGCTTTTTGCGAGACAAGTTCAGTGCGAATTTGCGCCGCAACCTCTTTCAGCGGTTTCACCTTACCAGGCTTCACTTCATCAAGTTTAATGATGTGATAACCAAAGGCAGATTTAACAACACCCGAAAGTTCGCCAGCTTTTGTCAATGCGAATGCTGCTTTTTCAAACTCTGGGTCCATGGTGTCGTGTTCAATCCAACCGAGAGAACCACCTTCATTGGCACTACCGACATCTTGAGAGTCTTTCTTCGCTAAAGCAGCGAAATCAGCACCGCCTTTAAGCTCGCTTAATACTTCTTCTGCTTTTTTCTCATCATCTTTAATTAAGATGTGGCTAACTTTACGTTGTTCAGCAGTAGAGTATTTATCTTGGTGTTCTTTGTAATACTGTTGAACCTCTTGGTCGGTCACTTTAATTTGTGACTGCAATGCTTGGGCAGACAATTCAACATAAGAAATTTTAGCTTGCTCTGGGCGAGTATAAGCTTCTGGATGTTCCTTGTAGTACTGATTGATTTCGTCGTCACTCAACTGAACTGTTTTCGCGAAATCCACTGTTTTTAGCGTAATTGTACGAACATCACGTGTTTGGTTAATCAAGGCAGCCTGCTGTGCCACTTCACCTTTCAAACTGAAAGCGCTGCCCTGCAGAGCTGACATTAGCTGGTTACGAACTAGATCCTGACGAAGATATTCAGCAAATGAATCCGGCGTGAAACCAACGCGACGTAAAGCAGATTGGTAAAGCTCTTGATCAAACTTGCCATCTTTTTGAAAAGCAGGAATGGCAAGCAGTTGTTCACGAACTTGAGCATCGCTAACACGCAGGCCTAATTGCTCGGCTTGCTGTTCAACTAAAAGATTGTTGATCATACGATCAAGAACAGATTTACGGAAAGAGGCAACGTAAGCAGGGTCGCCCAGAAGATTTGAGAAATAATCACCCAATTGAGATTGCATGCGATTACGTTCGTTCTGGTATTCTTGTTCAAATTCAGTGCGACTGATTTTGCTGTCTCCAACTTTCGCCGCTGCATTGTTGCTACCACTAACCAAGTAGCTACCGATGCCAGCAAAAACGAAGGATAGGATGATGAGTCCTAGAATAACTTTAATCGCGATGCTATTAGCGCCTTCGCGTAGTCGATCCATCATAGTGTTACTGCTCTCCGGATTAAGAAGTGAGATACTTCGTTCAAAATTGAATAGCGCGATAATAACAGAAAAAGAAATGCGCATCAGTAGGATGCGCATATTTTAAAAAGGTTCGATTTAATTGCTAGAAAAGATAACTAGCAACATTCGAATTAGTTACAAGCGTCTTTAAGCGCTTTACCTGCTTTAAATGCAGGTACTTTAGCTTCTGCGATTTGGATTTCGTCACCAGTTTTTGGGTTACGACCAGTGCGAGCTGCACGAGTACGTACCTGGAAAGTACCAAAGCCAACAAGAGCAACTTGGTCACCTGATTGAAGCGTATCTGTTACTGCTTCGATGAATGCGTCTAGAGCACGACCTGCAGATGCTTTTGAGATATCAGCATTCGCTGCGATTTGTTCTACTAATTGTGTTTTATTCACTGTGATTCCCCTTTGGTCACCAATTATTATTTTGTTCGGTGCCTGTTCGTTCCATTATATTCCAAAAATGTGTCGCAACCCTTGTCATTAAAGGGCTAGCGTCACAGAGCTTAACGTTAGCTGGCAAAAAAAACGCTGACAAGCCTTTTTTGAGCTAATCAGCGTAATCTTTTACTTATTTTTGCTACACATCACTATTTTACAGGCTCTAACTCGACACCTGTTGGGTCTTTAGCCAGTGCAACTTTCAAAACTTCGTCAATCCAACGCACCGGACGAACGTCCAGATCAGCGATAACATTGGCTGGAATCTCTTCCAAATCGCGTTCATTATCTTTTGGAATCAGCACAGTTTTGATGCCGCCACGGTGTGCCGCAAGCAGTTTTTCTTTCAATCCACCAATCGGTAATACTTCACCACGTAGTGTGATTTCACCCGTCATTGCCACATCAGCTTTGACAGGATTACCAGTTAGGCTTGATACCAATGCGGTGCACATCGCAATACCCGCACTTGGACCATCCTTAGGTGTCGCACCTTCCGGTACGTGAACATGAATATCACGTTTTTCATGGAAGTCGGCATTAATGCCCAATTTATCGGCACGAGAGCGAACGACAGTCATTGCTGCTTGAATAGACTCTTGCATCACATCACCCAATGAACCGGTTTGGGTCATTTTACCTTTACCAGGCATGGATTGCGCTTCAATAGTCAGTAGATCACCACCCACTTCAGTCCAAGCTAAACCAACAACTTGACCAATACGATTGTGATCGTCTGCTTTACCATAGTCAAAACGCTGTACGCCTAGATATTCTTTCAAGTTATCCATGGTCACTGTCACGTGTTGAACATCTTTGTTCAGCAAAATATTCTTCACTGCTTTACGGCAGATTTTAGAAATCTCACGTTCTAGACTACGGACACCAGCTTCTCTAGTGTAGTAGCGGACGATACCGACAATAGCAGAATCTTCAATTGTAATTTCTTTTTCTTTCAATCCATTACGTTCAATCTGCTTACCAACTAAGTGGCGTTTTGCGATATTCAGTTTCTCGTCTTCGGTGTAGCCAGAGAGACGAATCACTTCCATACGGTCAAGCAATGGACCCGGAATGTTCATTGAGTTTGACGTTGCAACGAACATCACATCAGACAAATCGTAATCCACTTCTAAGTAGTGGTCGTTAAACGAGTTATTCTGCTCTGGGTCAAGAACTTCAAGCAGTGCTGAAGCTGGGTCGCCACGCATGTCAGACGACATTTTGTCAATTTCATCTAAAAGGAACAGTGGGTTTTTTACGCCAACTTTCGCCATTTTCTGAATCAACTTACCAGGTAATGAACCGATGTAAGTACGGCGGTGACCACGAATCTCGGCTTCATCACGCACGCCGCCAAGCGCCATACGTACATATTGACGACCTGTTGCAGCAGCAATCGAACGACCTAGCGAGGTTTTACCCACACCTGGAGGCCCAACAAGACAAAGGATCGGGCCTTTTAGCTTGTTAATTCGGCTTTGCACTGCGAGGTATTCCAAGATACGTTCTTTAACGCGTTCCAGACCATAGTGGTCTGAGTTTAAAATCTCTTCCGCTTTAGCAAGGTCTTTTTTCACCTTAGAGCGCTTATGCCAAGGAACGCTCACCATCCAATCGATATAACTACGTACTACGGTTGCTTCCGCAGACATAGGCGACATCATTTTCAGTTTTTGCAGCTCTTGCTCGGTCTTTTCACGAGCTTCTTTTGGCATTTTTGACGCTTCGATTTTCTGTTTTAGAGCTTCGAATTCGTCAGGAGCATCGTCCATCTCACCCAGCTCTTTCTGAATAGCTTTCATTTGCTCATTCAGATAGTACTCACGTTGAGATTTCTCCATCTGCTTTTTCACTCGGTTGCGAATGCGTTTTTCAACTTGCAGCAGATCAATTTCCGATTCCATTTGGCCCATGAGGAACTCTAAACGTTCCGTCACATCCAAAATTTCCAACACCTTCTGTTTATCAACCAATTTCAAGGGCATATGAGCTGCAATCGTGTCTGCAAGACGCGCTGCTTCATCAATACCATTGAGTGAGGTTAAGACTTCAGGTGGGATCTTCTTGTTAAGCTTGATGAACCCCTCGAATTGATTGATCGCACTACGAACAATCACTTCTTGTTCTTTTTCATCTAGCTCAGGAGTGATCAAAAACTCTGCTTCAGCAGAGAAGTAATCGCTCTCGATGAATTTTTCGATTTTAGCGCGCTGTTGCCCTTCAACAAGAACTTTTACCGTACCGTCTGGTAACTTAAGTAATTGCAAAATAGTGGCAACAGTACCAACGTCAAACAAATCAGATACTGTCGGCTCATCAGTCTCCGCCTGCTTTTGTGCGACAAGGAGAACTTGTTTGTTGTTATCCATCGCAGCTTCAAGGCATTGAATGGACTTTTCTCGACCAACAAACAAAGGGATAACCATGTGTGGATAAACCACTACATCGCGCAGAGGTAGTACGGGGATCTCGATACGCTCGGAACGTTCCAAGTTCATATTTTTCTCTCTTCCGCTTTCATTCATATCGAAGTATATGGGGGCTAACTTACTGGAATCAATAACAGAACATAAAAAAAGGAGGTATTTCTACCTCCTTTGCTATTTTCTTGACCGAAGTTACTCAGCGCCAGCCGCTTGGCTGTCTTTATTTGAGTAAATCATCAATGGTTCTGATTCACCGTTAATAACGGATTCATCGATAACCACTTTACTCACATCGGTCATGGAAGGAAGTTCGTACATTGTTTCCAAAAGTACATTTTCCAGAATAGAGCGCAGACCACGAGCACCTGTTTTGCGTTTCATTGCTTTGGCAGCAATCGCTTTCAGTGCGTCTTCACGGAATTCTAAATCTACGTTTTCTAGCTCGAACAACGCACCATACTGTTTTGTTAGAGCGTTTTTCGGTTCGTTAAGAATCTGGATTAACGCGTCTTCATCCAATTCAGTCAAGGTTGCCGTTACTGGCAAACGACCGATGAACTCTGGAATCAAACCGTATTTCACTAAATCTTCAGGCTCAACTTGAGTAAACAGTTCACTCAATGATTGGCTCTGGTCTTTAGAGTGCACTTCAGCAGCAAATCCGATACCCGTTCCTTTTGATACACGCTGTTCAACCACTTTATCTAGGCCAGCAAACGCACCGCCACAGATAAATAAGATTTTAGAGGTATCAACTTGAAGGAATTCTTGTTGCGGATGTTTACGGCCACCTTGTGGTGGAACAGATGCAACCGTGCCCTCGACAAGCTTCAATAGCGCTTGTTGAACGCCTTCACCAGAAACATCACGGGTGATGGATGGGTTTTCTGCCTTACGAGAAATCTTGTCGATCTCATCGATATAGACAATACCACGTTCAGCTTTAGCCACGTCGTAGTCACATTTTTGAAGCAATTTTTGGATGATGTTTTCAACGTCTTCACCCACATAACCCGCTTCAGTCAATGTTGTTGCATCGGCCATCGTAAACGGCACATCTAGAAAACGCGCTAAGGTTTCAGCAAGAAGCGTTTTACCGCTACCTGTTGGACCAATCAGCAGGATGTTACTTTTACCAAGTTCCACGCCTTCACTAGTGGTATCGCCGTTACGTAAACGCTTGTAGTGGTTATAAACCGCAACCGCAAGCACCTTTTTAGCTTGTTCTTGGCCGATCACATAGTCATCTAGGTGGTCACGAATCTGACGCGGCGTTGGTAATGCCGTTGATTCTTTCTTAGGAAGAACATCTTTAATCTCTTCACGAATAATATCGTTACAAAGATCGACACATTCGTCACAGATATACACCGATGGACCTGCGATCAGCTTGCGAACTTCGTGCTGGCTTTTGCCACAGAAAGAGCAGTAAAGCAGTTTACTACTACCACCCTCTTTGCTTTTATCTGTCATTCGCTAACCTCTTAGCCTTTACACATATAGGTCTGAGTGTATAACAATTTTATTCAAATTGCGTGAAGCAATTTGCAGAACTGTCAAACACCAGACATCAAGTCTATTACTTGCTAATTTTACTCACCACGGTGAGTTAGTACAGCATCTACCAAACCATATTCCACTGATTGAGACGCAGACATGAAGTTATCGCGATCAGTATCACGTTCAATCACTTCTAGGTCTTGACCAGTGTGCTCTGCAAGCAATTTATTCAATTTCTGTTTGATAGATAGAATTTCTTGGGCATGAATTTGAATGTCTGAAGCTTGCCCTTGGAAACCACCTAACGGTTGGTGAATCATTACACGAGAGTTTGGTAACGCATAACGTTTACCCTTCGCACCACCCGCTAGTAAGAATGCGCCCATTGATGCGGCTTGTCCCATACATACAGTGCTAACGTCAGGCTTGATAAATTGCATGGTGTCATAGATAGACATACCAGCAGTCACGCTACCACCAGGAGAGTTGATGTAGAGGAAGATGTCTTTGTCAGGGTTTTCAGATTCTAAGAAGAGCAGTTGCGCCACAACCAAATTAGCCATGTGGTCTTCAACTTGACCCGTTAAGAAAATGACACGCTCTTTTAACAGACGAGAATAGATATCATAAGAACGTTCACCGCGAGACGTCTGTTCTACTACCATAGGTACTAGCGCATCAATAATTGGTGACATTGCATTTTTTTCTTGGTAGCTCATAGTCTTATATCCCTAAAATAAATGGCCCGGATGACGAATATCATACGGACCATTGTTAGCAGAAGAGTCAACGTTTCGTCAACCTTCTACGCTACATATTGCTTATTAAGCAGCAGTTTGAGGGTTCATTAGCTCGTTAAAGCTAACTGCTTTCTCAGAAACTTTTGCATCAGCAATGATCGCGTCGATTGCCTGATCTTCAAGAGCCAGGTTACGCATGTTATCCATCATTTGTTGGTTTTGCTCGTAGTAAGCAATCACTTCAGATGGGTCTTCGTATGCAGTCGCCATTTCTTCGATAAGAGCTTTCACTTTCTCTTCGTCAGCTTTTAGCTCTTTAGATTTGATGACTTCACCTAATAATAGACCAACTACAACGCGACGTTTTGCTTGTTCTTCAAATAGTTCGCGTGGAAGTTGTGCAGCAGCTTCAGTGTTGCCACCAAAACGTTGTGCAGCTTGACCACGTAGAACGTCGATTTCTTGGTCGATCAGTGCAGAAGGAACATCGATGTCGTTTTCAGCTACTAGGCCGTCAATAGCTTGCTGTTTGATGTTTGCTTTAACAGCTTGTTTAAGCTCGCGTTCCATGTTTTTGCGAACTTCAGCTTTAAGCGCTTCAACACCACCTTCTTGAACACCGAATTTAGAAACAAATTCGTCATTCAATTCAGGAAGCTCTTGAGCTTCAACTTTGTTCACTTTGATAGCAAATTTCGCTGCTTTACCTTTTAGGTTTTCAGCGTGGTAATCTTCTGGGAAGTTTACTTCGATATCGAATTCCATACCTGCAGTTTTGCCAACGATACCGTCTTCAAAACCAGGAATCATACGGCCAGCACCCATTTCTAGTGGGAAGTTTTCAGCTTTACCGCCTTCAAATTCTTCACCGTCGATAGAACCAACGAAATCGATACTAACGCGAGTGCCTTCAGCTGCTGGAGCGTCAACTTCAGTCCAAGTAGACTGTTGTTTACGTAGAGTTTCTAGCATTTCTTCTACGTCTGCATCTTGTACATCAGCAGTTGGTTTTTCAACAGAGATGTTAGATAGACCTTTCAGTTCAACTTCTGGGTACACTTCGAAAGTCGCTGTGAAAACAACGTCTTTACCTTCAGCAACTTCAACAGGAGCAAAAGTAGGTGCGCCAGCTGGGTTGATTTTTTCTTTTACGATTGCTTCGATGAAGTGACGTTGCATAACTTCGCCTAGAACGTCTTGACGAACTGCTTGACCGTACATTTGAGCAACCATTTTCATTGGCACTTTGCCTTTACGGAAGCCATCGAAACGACGGTTTTTCGCAATGTTGCGTAGTTCAGCTGTCAC
This genomic window from Vibrio tritonius contains:
- the clpP gene encoding ATP-dependent Clp endopeptidase proteolytic subunit ClpP, producing MSYQEKNAMSPIIDALVPMVVEQTSRGERSYDIYSRLLKERVIFLTGQVEDHMANLVVAQLLFLESENPDKDIFLYINSPGGSVTAGMSIYDTMQFIKPDVSTVCMGQAASMGAFLLAGGAKGKRYALPNSRVMIHQPLGGFQGQASDIQIHAQEILSIKQKLNKLLAEHTGQDLEVIERDTDRDNFMSASQSVEYGLVDAVLTHRGE
- the tig gene encoding trigger factor, which produces MQVTVETLEGLQRRLNITVPAANVEDAVTAELRNIAKNRRFDGFRKGKVPMKMVAQMYGQAVRQDVLGEVMQRHFIEAIVKEKINPAGAPTFAPVEVAEGKDVVFTATFEVYPEVELKGLSNISVEKPTADVQDADVEEMLETLRKQQSTWTEVDAPAAEGTRVSIDFVGSIDGEEFEGGKAENFPLEMGAGRMIPGFEDGIVGKTAGMEFDIEVNFPEDYHAENLKGKAAKFAIKVNKVEAQELPELNDEFVSKFGVQEGGVEALKAEVRKNMERELKQAVKANIKQQAIDGLVAENDIDVPSALIDQEIDVLRGQAAQRFGGNTEAAAQLPRELFEEQAKRRVVVGLLLGEVIKSKELKADEEKVKALIEEMATAYEDPSEVIAYYEQNQQMMDNMRNLALEDQAIDAIIADAKVSEKAVSFNELMNPQTAA